A window of the Mus pahari chromosome 1, PAHARI_EIJ_v1.1, whole genome shotgun sequence genome harbors these coding sequences:
- the Fbrs gene encoding probable fibrosin-1, with protein METAAAPGPGWAAEGERRRRRCSRRDRDREQRRRRGPGGDAPRALLAAPRGSSSSSSPPPPARPWSSASSGERPGGLRRRRPRPRPRPPRPRARKRPAGSGSRGEEEDEEEEGGADDGEAEEEPEEEEEEEDLIDGFAIASFASLEALQKDASLQPPERLEHRLKHSGKRKRGGSSGATGEPGDSSDREPGRPSGDRPRKWPNKRRRKEAFSRHSLEAGYICDAESDLDERVSDDDLDPSFTVSTSKASGPHGTFNGNCEAKLSVVPKVSGLERSQEQPPGPDPLLVPFPPKDPPPPPAPRPPVSSPTPLPATPSLPPPPQHQLQLRVSPFGLRSSPYGSSLDLSTGSSSRPPPKAPAPPVAQPPPSSSSSSSSSSSASSSSAQLTHRPPTPSLPLPLSTHSFPPHGLRPPPPHHPSLVSPGPTLPPPPPLLQVPGHPGASAANALSEQDLIGQDLNSRYLNAQGGPEVVGAGGSARPLAFQFHQHNHQHQHTHQHTHQHFTPYPPGLLPPHGHMFEKYPGKMEGLFRHNPYMAFPPAVPGLPPGLPPAVSFGSLQGAFQPKNTNPELPPRLGPVLSGLPQKGTQIPDHFRPPLRKPGKWCAMHVRVAYMILRHQEKMKGDSHKLDFRNDLLPCLPGPYGALPPGQELSHPASLFTATGAVHAAANPFTTAPGAHGPFLSPSTHIDPFGRPTSFASLAALSNGAFGGLGSPTFNSSAVFAQKESPGAPPAFASPPDPWGRLHRSPLAFPAWVRPPETARTPGSDKERPMERREPSVTKEEKDRDLPFSRPQLRVSPATPKARAGEEGARPAKESVRVKEERKEEAAAAAAAAAAAAAAAAAAAAAAAATTGPQGLHLLLERPRPPPFLGPSLPERCAGFPEPTWLAGPPRLARPPRFYEAGEELTGPGAMAAARLYSLDPAHPLLYSRLAPPPPPTATPGTPHLLSKTPPGALLGAPPPLVPAPRPSSPPRAPGPARADR; from the exons GTCCAGGCGGTGACGCGCCCCGGGCCTTGTTGGCTGCTCCGCGAGGCTCTTCATCCTCCTCGTCACCGCCGCCGCCCGCCCGTCCCTGGTCGTCAGCTTCATCTGGAGAGCGGCCCGGGGGCCTACGACGGCGGCGGCCCCGACCCAGGCCTCGACCCCCGAGACCGCGAGCTCGGAAGCGGCCTGCCGGTTCGGGCAGCCGCGGAGAGGAAGAGGacgaagaggaagaggggggcgCAGACGACGGAGAAGCCGAGGAGgagcctgaggaggaggaagaggaggaagacttGATCGATGGTTTTGCCATCGCTAGCTTTGCCAGCCTTGAGGCCTTGCAG AAGGatgcatctcttcagcccccagaaCGACTGGAACATCGGCTGAAGCATTCTGGGAAACGGAAGAGGGGGGGCTCCAGTGGGGCCACTGGGGAACCAGGGGACAGCTCAGACCGTGAGCCTGGCCGACCCTCTGGGGATAGGCCCCGTAAATGGCCCAATAAGCGAAGAAGGAAAGAG GCCTTCTCCCGTCACTCTCTGGAAGCTGGATATATA tgtGACGCAGAGAGTGACCTGGATGAGAGG gtctctgatgatGACCTCGACCCTTCCTTTACTGTCTCAACCAGCAAAG CCTCGGGTCCTCATGGCACCTTCAATGGGAACTGTGAAGCAAAACTGTCTGTGGTCCCTAAAGTGTCGGGCCTGGAGCGGAGCCAAGAGCAGCCCCCGGGGCCCGACCCGCTGCTAGTGCCTTTCCCTCCAAAGGATCCACCACCTCCACCAGCCCCTCGGCCTCCTGTCTCATCCCCTACACCCTTACCAGCTACCCCCAgtctgccacccccaccccagcaccagCTGCAGCTTCGGGTCTCACCCTTCGGCCTCCGAAGTTCTCCCTATGGCAGCAGCCTGGACCTCAGCACTGGCAG CTCTTCACGGCCGCCCCCCAAGGCCCCGGCCCCTCCCGTGGCTCAGCCTCCCCCCTCATCATCctcttcgtcctcctcctcctcatctgccTCCTCCTCGTCCGCGCAGCTCACCCACCGGCCCCCGACGCCCtcactgcccctgcctctgtccaCCCACAGCTTTCCTCCCCATGGGTTGcgcccaccaccaccccaccacccttCCTTGGTCTCCCCtggccccaccctgcccccacccccacctctgctgcAGGTGCCAGGGCACCCTGGGGCCTCAGCTGCTAACGCCCTTTCTG agCAGGACCTGATCGGCCAGGACCTGAACTCACGCTACCTGAATGCCCAGGGTGGCCCTGAGGTGGTGGGAGCAGGGGGCTCGGCCCGGCCCCTGGCCTTCCAGTTCCACCAGCAcaaccaccagcaccagcacacCCACCAGCACACCCACCAGCACTTCACTCCCTACCCCCCGGGCCTGCTGCCTCCCCACGGCCACATG TTTGAGAAATACCCAGGAAAGATGGAAGGCCTTTTCCGACataat CCATACATGGCCTTCCCTCCCGCTGTGCCCGGGCTCCCTCCGGGTCTCCCACCAGCTGTCTCCTTTGGCTCCCTGCAGGGGGCCTTCCAGCCCAAG AACACGAACCCTGAGCTGCCACCACGACTGGGGCCAGTGCTGAGCGGGCTCCCCCAGAAGGGGACACAG ATCCCTGATCATTTCCGGCCACCTTTGAGG aaaccaggaaaatggTGTGCCATGCACGTTCGTGTGGCTTACATGATCCTGAGACACCAGGAAAAGATGAAG GGTGACTCCCACAAGCTTGACTTTCGGAACGACCTCCTACCCTGCCTTCCGGGGCCCTATGGGGCCCTGCCCCCTGGGCAGGAGCTCTCCCACCCGGCCTCCCTCTTCACTGCGACTG GAGCCGTCCATGCTGCAGCCAATCCTTTCACGACAGCTCCTGGGGCCCATGGACCCTTCCTGagccccagtacccacattg ATCCCTTTGGGCGTCCCACAAGCTTTGCCTCCTTGGCTGCTCTCTCCAACGGGGCCTTTGGAGGCCTGGGCAGCCCCACATTCA ACTCCAGCGCCGTCTTTGCCCAGAAAGAAAGCCCAGGAGCCCCaccagcctttgcctccccacCAGACCCATGGGGCCGCCTGCACCGCAGTCCTCTCGCCTTTCCTGCTTGGGTCCGACCCCCTGAAACTGCCCGGACACCAGGCTCAGATAAGGAGCGACCTATGGAGCGAAGAGAGCCCTCTGTCACCAAGGAGGAGAAGGACAG GGACCTCCCTTTCTCACGGCCCCAGCTTCGAGTTTCTCCTGCTACCCCTAAGGCCAGGGCTGGCGAGGAAGGAGCCCGGCCAGCCAAAGAGTCTGTGCGGGTAAAAGAAGAGCGGAAAGAAGaggctgctgctgccgctgccgctgccgccgccgctgcagCCGCTGCTGcagctgccgctgctgctgctgctgcaaccACTGGGCCTCAAGGTCTTCACTTGCTTTTGGAGAGGCCCCGGCCACCCCCATTTCTTGGCCCTAGTCTGCCAGAGCGCTGTGCAGGCTTCCCAGAGCCAACCTGGTTGGCAGGGCCCCCACGCCTGGCCAGGCCACCACGCTTCTATGAGGCAGGTGAGGAGTTGACTGGACCAGGGGCCATGGCTGCTGCCCGCCTCTATAGTCTAGACCCTGCTCATCCACTGCTATACAGCCGTTtggctcctccaccaccacctacTGCAACTCCAGGAACCCCTCACCTTCTCAGCAAGACCCCACCAGGAGCCCTTTTAGGAGCACCACCACCTCTTGTGCCCGCCCCCCGGCCCAGTTCCCCACCTAGGGCCCCTGGCCCAGCCCGGGCTGACAGGTGA